The proteins below are encoded in one region of Leptospira montravelensis:
- a CDS encoding phospho-sugar mutase: MLKPEDNILSWTKSPFSSEIQNEAKKALEDWKAGIRSELVDAYASPLTFGTGGIRGKIGNGIGKMNLYTVGRAALGFISYLRDTKKDASIVIAYDSRRLSKEFAELSAGIAAKLGVKVYIFPKVTPTPLLSYAIRYYKASGGIVITASHNPPEYNGFKAYLADGGQLVPPDDSLIIGRISGNSDWSTIPLVKKTDKDYKKFVKPVGPVVFKTYLKDLKQAGILSSVKPKTRNDLGIVYSPLHGTGGDYMKEMLNFFGYKSVFLVPEQKKPDGEFPTVKYPNPEEKEALALCEFYAKKKKAATFIATDPDADRLGVGVRRPDGEYEYLNGNQIGSIMAAYLSERKKSKTKVYHLVKTIVTTDLQEAIAKKNGIKIKNVLTGFKYIAEEMKQIESKKNNVFLFGGEESYGYLPVPFVRDKDSLSSALLFVEILAEKGDLLSYLNAIYLKYGLYRESLYSLTLEGSSGQDKIKKSIETLRSENLIGKTIGERKVVGVLDYETQKADGKAKTSVFKGMPKSNVIQVELEGNAKLTIRPSGTEPKVKVYSSFASLKKPKKQSEISGLWESLGKEISLAETEFLQLAGLK, translated from the coding sequence ATGTTGAAACCAGAAGACAATATCCTATCTTGGACGAAATCACCTTTTTCATCGGAAATCCAGAATGAAGCCAAAAAGGCTCTCGAAGATTGGAAGGCGGGGATCCGTTCGGAACTCGTCGATGCCTACGCAAGTCCACTCACGTTCGGAACGGGGGGAATTCGGGGAAAAATTGGAAATGGAATCGGCAAGATGAACCTCTACACAGTAGGTCGCGCTGCTCTTGGTTTTATTAGTTATTTAAGAGATACTAAAAAAGATGCCTCCATCGTCATCGCTTATGATTCAAGAAGGCTCTCTAAAGAATTTGCAGAACTCTCTGCGGGCATTGCCGCCAAACTAGGTGTTAAAGTATATATTTTTCCTAAGGTAACTCCTACCCCACTTCTCTCTTATGCCATTCGTTATTACAAAGCAAGTGGTGGGATTGTCATCACGGCATCTCATAATCCACCCGAATACAATGGGTTCAAAGCTTACCTTGCAGACGGAGGGCAACTGGTTCCTCCAGATGACTCACTTATCATTGGAAGGATTAGTGGGAACAGTGACTGGTCGACAATTCCTCTTGTCAAAAAAACAGACAAAGATTATAAAAAATTCGTAAAACCGGTAGGACCGGTAGTTTTCAAAACCTATTTAAAGGATTTAAAACAAGCAGGGATCCTTTCTTCAGTAAAACCCAAAACAAGAAATGATTTAGGAATCGTATACTCACCGTTACATGGCACTGGTGGAGATTATATGAAAGAAATGTTAAATTTCTTTGGATATAAATCGGTTTTTCTTGTTCCTGAACAAAAAAAACCGGATGGGGAATTTCCAACCGTAAAATACCCAAACCCAGAAGAAAAAGAAGCTCTCGCCTTATGTGAGTTTTATGCCAAAAAGAAAAAAGCAGCCACCTTCATTGCCACAGATCCAGATGCGGATAGACTTGGAGTGGGAGTTCGACGCCCTGATGGGGAATACGAATATCTCAATGGAAACCAAATTGGTTCGATTATGGCAGCTTACCTTTCCGAACGAAAAAAATCTAAAACCAAAGTCTATCATTTGGTAAAAACCATTGTGACAACTGACTTACAAGAAGCGATTGCGAAAAAAAACGGAATCAAAATCAAAAACGTACTTACAGGGTTCAAATATATCGCAGAAGAGATGAAACAAATTGAATCAAAGAAAAATAATGTCTTCTTGTTTGGTGGTGAAGAATCTTATGGATACTTACCTGTACCCTTTGTTCGAGACAAAGATTCGTTATCCAGCGCCTTACTCTTTGTAGAAATCCTTGCTGAAAAAGGAGACCTCCTTTCCTACCTCAATGCGATTTATTTAAAATATGGATTGTACCGTGAAAGTTTGTATTCTTTGACCTTGGAAGGAAGTTCGGGCCAAGACAAAATTAAAAAATCCATAGAGACACTTAGGTCAGAAAACTTAATTGGGAAAACCATTGGTGAAAGAAAGGTTGTGGGAGTCCTTGATTACGAAACACAAAAAGCTGATGGGAAAGCCAAAACTTCTGTGTTCAAAGGAATGCCAAAATCCAATGTCATCCAAGTGGAACTGGAAGGAAATGCCAAACTCACCATTCGTCCTTCGGGAACAGAACCAAAGGTAAAAGTTTACTCTTCCTTTGCTTCCTTAAAAAAACCAAAAAAACAATCCGAGATTTCCGGTTTATGGGAGTCTCTTGGGAAAGAAATTTCCTTAGCAGAAACAGAATTTTTACAACTAGCAGGCCTAAAATGA
- the leuB gene encoding 3-isopropylmalate dehydrogenase: MKKVAVLAGDGIGPEVMDVALSVVKKALGNKSSEFTFEHALVGGAAIDATGFPLPEETLKLCESSSAIFFGSVGGPKWETLPPERQPERGALLPLRKHFDLFANLRPAIIYPELKKASPIRGDIIGDGLDILILRELTSGIYFGKPKGREGSGPEEFAFDTMRYSRREIERIARTAFDAARKRNKKVTSIDKANVLTTSVLWREVVVALHKAEYSDCTLEHLYVDNAAMQLIVKPKQFDVMLCENMFGDILSDEASIITGSIGMLPSASLSESGFGLYEPSGGSAPDIAGKGIANPIAQILSGALMLRYSFGLETEAVAIENAIRTVLKKGFRTRDIAEEGTSVLGTKEIGVEIEKALG, from the coding sequence ATGAAAAAAGTAGCAGTACTTGCCGGTGACGGAATTGGACCAGAAGTAATGGACGTGGCCCTATCAGTGGTCAAAAAAGCATTAGGAAACAAATCTTCTGAATTTACCTTTGAACATGCATTAGTTGGTGGGGCAGCCATCGATGCCACAGGATTTCCACTTCCTGAGGAAACTCTAAAACTATGTGAATCATCCAGTGCTATCTTTTTTGGATCTGTTGGTGGACCAAAATGGGAAACCCTTCCTCCTGAAAGACAACCGGAACGTGGTGCCCTACTCCCTTTACGTAAACATTTTGATTTATTTGCAAACCTAAGACCTGCGATCATTTATCCAGAACTAAAAAAAGCAAGTCCCATCCGCGGTGACATCATCGGTGATGGCCTCGATATCTTAATCCTTAGGGAATTAACTTCCGGGATCTATTTTGGAAAACCAAAAGGGAGAGAAGGAAGTGGACCCGAAGAATTTGCTTTCGACACTATGAGATATTCTCGTCGTGAGATCGAACGAATTGCACGCACCGCTTTTGATGCTGCAAGAAAACGAAATAAAAAAGTAACAAGTATTGATAAAGCAAATGTTCTCACCACATCTGTGTTGTGGAGAGAAGTGGTTGTAGCGCTCCATAAAGCGGAATACTCTGATTGCACCTTAGAACATCTCTATGTGGACAATGCAGCTATGCAGCTCATTGTAAAACCAAAACAATTTGATGTGATGCTTTGTGAAAATATGTTCGGAGATATTCTATCGGACGAAGCATCCATCATTACAGGGTCCATAGGAATGTTACCTTCGGCTTCCCTATCTGAATCAGGATTTGGGCTCTATGAACCATCGGGCGGATCCGCTCCTGACATTGCAGGGAAAGGGATTGCAAACCCTATCGCACAAATCCTATCGGGAGCCCTTATGTTACGATACTCGTTTGGATTAGAAACAGAAGCGGTGGCAATTGAAAATGCCATTCGAACGGTTCTAAAGAAGGGTTTTCGCACGAGAGATATTGCCGAAGAAGGCACATCTGTCCTCGGTACGAAAGAAATTGGTGTTGAAATCGAAAAGGCACTTGGATAA
- a CDS encoding aspartate aminotransferase family protein encodes MSNDTKTKFEEIKKLSDKFLLNTYNRYPVAFEYGVGEMIFDQDNKGYIDFLAGIAVSNLGHGEADLIEAMRNQMDKILHSSNLYYSEEQAKLAEVIIENSIPGKVFLCNSGTEANEAAFKLMRRHGVKKNIDKPVILALHSSFHGRTLSAMTMTGNEAVRNGFGELASDVYFVEANNEDSLIQAFDQYGESIAGIIMELIIGEGGVIPLSQSFVNLARKLTEETGSLLVFDEIQTGMGRTGKMFCFEHYGMYPDAFTLAKALGSGFPIGALVVAKEYEGVLERGMHGSTFGGNHLACVAAYETFKIILSRNLLDHVSTISEQMFARLKTMMESTGKIKQVRGRGLHIGVELYSESRPVVEECLKRGLVVNSTAGNVIRIIPPLILSIEKATEGLDILESVLKDMK; translated from the coding sequence ATGAGCAACGATACCAAAACCAAATTCGAAGAAATCAAAAAACTCTCTGATAAATTCCTCTTAAACACATACAACCGTTATCCGGTAGCTTTTGAGTATGGCGTTGGAGAGATGATTTTCGATCAAGATAACAAAGGTTATATTGATTTTCTTGCAGGGATCGCAGTTTCCAATTTAGGCCACGGGGAAGCAGACTTAATTGAAGCCATGCGCAACCAAATGGACAAAATCCTCCATTCATCGAACCTCTATTACTCGGAAGAACAAGCAAAACTTGCCGAGGTCATCATCGAAAATAGTATTCCTGGAAAAGTATTTTTGTGTAACTCAGGAACTGAGGCAAACGAAGCCGCTTTTAAACTCATGCGTAGACATGGGGTGAAAAAAAACATTGATAAACCCGTGATCCTTGCCCTCCACTCTAGTTTTCATGGCAGAACTCTTTCTGCCATGACCATGACAGGAAACGAAGCTGTTCGTAATGGATTTGGGGAATTGGCATCTGATGTTTACTTTGTAGAAGCCAATAACGAAGACTCTCTCATCCAAGCCTTTGACCAATACGGCGAGTCCATAGCCGGAATCATTATGGAACTCATCATTGGAGAAGGTGGAGTCATTCCACTCAGCCAATCGTTTGTGAATTTAGCTCGTAAACTCACTGAAGAAACAGGTTCCCTACTTGTTTTTGATGAAATCCAAACGGGAATGGGAAGAACAGGAAAGATGTTTTGTTTTGAACATTACGGAATGTATCCGGATGCTTTTACTCTTGCCAAAGCTCTTGGTTCCGGATTTCCCATTGGTGCTCTTGTCGTAGCAAAAGAATACGAAGGAGTTTTAGAACGAGGGATGCATGGCTCAACATTTGGTGGAAATCATTTGGCCTGTGTTGCCGCCTACGAAACATTCAAAATCATTTTATCACGAAACTTACTCGACCATGTTTCCACAATCTCAGAACAAATGTTTGCACGTTTGAAAACGATGATGGAATCAACTGGAAAAATCAAACAAGTCAGGGGACGTGGATTACATATAGGTGTGGAATTGTATTCCGAATCAAGACCTGTAGTAGAAGAATGTTTGAAACGTGGCCTTGTTGTGAATAGTACAGCTGGGAATGTCATTAGAATTATACCTCCTCTCATCTTGAGCATTGAAAAAGCGACAGAAGGATTGGATATTTTAGAATCAGTATTAAAGGATATGAAATGA
- a CDS encoding ribonuclease H-like domain-containing protein, which produces MYGSHLKSSLQLFPGIGEKKEKQLFGVGVYDWESLIQYQKQKNDPLLPSVTILEERLEVLEEQLSEANFSFFTTELPSLEYWRLWQNFPERFCFLDIETTGISESSVTTVVSLYQDKRMLTFERGKGLEFLFDSISPEDILVTYNGKRFDVPFLEREFRYRVKNPQLDLMNLLHSIGIKGGLKKSEVILGLVRPDEIAGMDGRQAPLLWFEYQRTNNKEALEKLIAYNREDTKNLEIVLEKTINRLTENRLF; this is translated from the coding sequence ATGTACGGATCTCATTTAAAGTCTAGTTTACAATTGTTTCCTGGAATTGGAGAAAAAAAAGAGAAACAACTGTTTGGTGTGGGTGTATATGATTGGGAATCTCTAATCCAATACCAAAAACAAAAAAATGATCCTCTCCTTCCTTCTGTTACCATTTTAGAGGAACGCCTCGAAGTATTAGAAGAACAATTGTCCGAGGCAAATTTTAGTTTTTTTACGACTGAACTTCCGAGTCTCGAATACTGGAGGTTATGGCAAAATTTTCCCGAACGATTTTGTTTTTTAGACATTGAAACCACGGGAATTTCGGAATCCTCTGTCACTACAGTTGTGAGTCTCTACCAAGACAAACGGATGTTAACTTTTGAAAGAGGAAAAGGTTTAGAATTTCTTTTTGATTCTATTTCTCCTGAAGACATCCTTGTGACTTACAATGGGAAAAGGTTTGATGTTCCCTTTTTAGAAAGGGAATTTCGGTACCGAGTCAAAAATCCGCAACTGGATTTGATGAATCTTTTGCATTCGATTGGAATCAAAGGGGGACTTAAAAAATCGGAAGTGATCCTTGGTCTGGTTCGACCCGATGAAATAGCCGGAATGGATGGAAGACAAGCTCCACTCCTTTGGTTTGAATACCAAAGGACTAATAACAAAGAAGCTTTAGAAAAACTAATCGCTTACAACAGAGAAGATACTAAAAATTTAGAAATTGTTTTGGAAAAAACAATAAATCGCCTAACAGAAAACCGTTTGTTTTAG
- a CDS encoding polyphenol oxidase family protein → MEFDNEILLPYGRIRFGTAGKQSLDCLKKLFPSYPKNPTTWKEYTEIWVKEKFDSPLPNVFTLNQVHGDSLHQVLPDLVYTNSELVLEGDGLYTELPNSILVVRTADCVPVYLYSNKRPFVAIVHSGWKGTSFGITELMIERAIQSGFSEEEIYLEIGPYIQGADYEVEKDVANLFIPLGKEVCHEKGKGKFLLDVGLAIETRVKARFQKIGGINNLRTNVFQSPLYFSHRAKEEGRNLNFILWES, encoded by the coding sequence ATGGAATTCGATAATGAAATTCTACTTCCTTATGGAAGAATCCGGTTTGGTACTGCCGGCAAACAAAGTTTAGACTGTTTGAAGAAATTATTTCCTTCTTATCCCAAAAATCCAACAACCTGGAAAGAATATACGGAAATTTGGGTGAAAGAAAAATTTGATTCTCCACTACCAAACGTTTTCACACTCAACCAAGTGCACGGAGATTCTCTCCACCAAGTATTACCGGATCTAGTTTACACAAATTCGGAATTAGTCCTGGAGGGAGATGGGTTGTATACGGAATTGCCGAATTCCATTCTTGTGGTTCGCACAGCAGACTGTGTTCCAGTCTATTTATATTCAAACAAACGACCGTTTGTTGCCATTGTCCATTCTGGTTGGAAGGGAACAAGTTTTGGCATTACTGAATTAATGATTGAGAGGGCCATTCAGTCCGGTTTTTCTGAAGAGGAAATTTATTTAGAAATTGGGCCTTATATCCAAGGTGCCGATTATGAAGTTGAAAAGGATGTTGCCAATTTATTCATTCCGTTAGGAAAGGAAGTTTGTCACGAGAAAGGAAAGGGAAAGTTTTTACTCGATGTGGGCCTTGCGATTGAAACTAGAGTGAAAGCACGTTTTCAAAAAATCGGTGGGATAAATAATTTACGGACAAATGTTTTCCAGAGCCCTCTTTACTTTAGCCATAGAGCCAAAGAAGAAGGCAGGAATCTAAATTTTATACTTTGGGAATCTTAA
- a CDS encoding pyridoxal phosphate-dependent aminotransferase, with protein MEPREFFIEDRLERFRLKAFCNLGESGLGFFRLEEVLGMANVSYSELLDIPMNDAPNQGSGELRKAIANLYPGVSPKQVLVTTGTGEALYLAFHLMVKPKTKVALIWPAFQALYEIPKMLGAQIIQVPHEVAFLTSTWKEIDADLYILNHPHNPTGKTFPDSEWESLLGWFREKKKQVLFDEHYRFLPSVGLMGKTGVDPNHSFYGTGSFTKCFGVTGLRVGWLIAEESFITRARSFKDYLTHTVSPISEKIALGLLENKESFLPGIQTRVRNNIAKFTSHWKELPLTKDFTIPQGGLVGWLMLEPGISSEAYADRLFEKTGVFVLPGSNFEEEGFLRIGFGESEERMAEGLLRWKECTDLI; from the coding sequence TTGGAACCTAGAGAATTTTTCATTGAAGACCGATTGGAACGTTTCCGCCTAAAGGCATTTTGCAATTTAGGGGAAAGTGGACTTGGTTTTTTTCGTTTAGAAGAAGTGCTAGGGATGGCAAATGTTTCTTACTCGGAACTTCTGGACATTCCTATGAATGATGCACCGAACCAAGGTTCCGGGGAATTACGTAAGGCAATTGCCAATTTGTATCCCGGTGTTTCGCCAAAACAAGTCCTTGTCACTACGGGAACTGGTGAGGCCTTGTACTTGGCATTTCATCTCATGGTAAAACCCAAAACCAAGGTGGCTCTCATTTGGCCTGCCTTCCAAGCATTGTATGAAATTCCCAAAATGTTAGGAGCCCAAATCATTCAGGTGCCGCATGAAGTCGCATTCCTAACATCTACTTGGAAAGAAATTGATGCCGATCTTTATATCTTAAACCATCCTCACAATCCTACAGGAAAAACTTTTCCAGATTCCGAATGGGAGAGTCTTCTCGGTTGGTTTCGCGAAAAAAAGAAACAAGTTCTCTTTGATGAACACTACCGATTTTTACCAAGTGTCGGATTGATGGGAAAGACAGGAGTGGATCCAAACCATTCTTTTTATGGCACTGGTTCCTTTACTAAATGTTTTGGAGTCACAGGGCTTAGGGTAGGATGGCTGATTGCAGAGGAATCTTTTATAACAAGGGCCCGTTCTTTTAAAGATTACTTAACTCATACTGTTTCTCCCATTTCCGAAAAAATTGCCCTTGGACTTTTGGAAAATAAAGAATCGTTTTTACCTGGGATCCAAACGCGGGTGAGAAACAATATCGCAAAGTTTACTTCGCATTGGAAGGAACTTCCCCTTACCAAAGACTTTACTATACCGCAAGGGGGACTTGTGGGTTGGCTTATGTTAGAGCCGGGTATATCTTCCGAAGCATATGCCGATAGGCTTTTTGAAAAAACAGGTGTTTTTGTTTTGCCTGGATCTAATTTTGAAGAAGAAGGTTTCCTTCGCATTGGTTTTGGGGAAAGTGAAGAGAGGATGGCAGAAGGTCTTCTTCGGTGGAAAGAATGTACGGATCTCATTTAA
- the hemW gene encoding radical SAM family heme chaperone HemW codes for MEILEKQSIWQVRNSYLGVYVHFPYCFKKCDYCDFYSEGIGAAPANDEKSLFQSYKKEILDRANHFPEIKNRTIDTVFFGGGTPSKASGKHWKDLLDFLRSEFSFSDNPEISIEVNPEDLSSELLAEYNSIGINRVNVGVQTLEKKGLEFLGRHYDADRYHSLVDVLTKSPIKRVGIDLMYGIPGVTKESFLSDLSLFLKAGLPHLSLYSLTLEKGTQYSRDVTDHKKTEPEENLQSEILIQLPKILKDQGYLWYEVSNYAKPGFESLHNLKYWTYEPYLGIGPGAHGMIAGHRYGNPRNAGLYQKKETSTKYESIDPTTELSLTLFRLFSPFRYLDFIDTYLDPKSKSKYLKTIEGWEKKGLCRVEDGVFQWNPSALLLLDDLILEISL; via the coding sequence ATGGAAATATTAGAGAAACAGTCCATCTGGCAAGTCCGAAATTCTTATTTGGGAGTCTATGTCCACTTCCCCTATTGTTTTAAAAAATGCGATTATTGTGATTTTTATTCTGAAGGAATTGGCGCTGCGCCAGCTAACGATGAAAAGTCGCTTTTCCAGTCCTACAAAAAGGAAATTTTAGACAGGGCCAACCATTTTCCAGAAATTAAAAACCGCACCATTGATACTGTTTTTTTTGGTGGCGGTACTCCTTCCAAAGCTTCTGGAAAACACTGGAAAGACCTTTTAGATTTTTTAAGATCCGAGTTTTCTTTTTCGGACAATCCAGAGATATCGATCGAAGTCAATCCCGAAGATTTAAGTTCTGAACTCCTTGCCGAATACAACTCCATTGGGATCAACCGTGTGAATGTGGGTGTTCAGACCTTAGAAAAAAAAGGACTCGAATTCCTCGGCCGTCATTATGATGCAGACCGTTACCATTCTCTTGTAGATGTGCTTACCAAATCTCCCATCAAACGTGTGGGAATTGATTTGATGTATGGAATTCCTGGTGTTACGAAAGAATCATTTTTATCTGACTTATCTCTTTTTCTAAAGGCAGGCCTTCCCCATTTGAGTTTGTATTCTTTAACTTTAGAAAAGGGAACCCAGTATTCTCGCGATGTAACCGATCACAAAAAAACAGAACCGGAAGAAAACTTGCAATCCGAAATCCTAATCCAATTGCCAAAGATATTAAAAGACCAAGGATACCTTTGGTACGAAGTCTCCAATTATGCAAAACCAGGATTTGAGTCTTTACACAATTTGAAGTATTGGACTTATGAACCTTATTTAGGCATTGGCCCTGGAGCACATGGGATGATTGCAGGACATCGGTATGGGAATCCCAGGAATGCCGGACTCTATCAGAAAAAAGAAACATCAACCAAGTATGAATCTATTGATCCTACGACAGAACTTAGTCTCACATTATTTCGATTGTTTTCTCCCTTTCGGTATTTGGATTTTATTGATACCTATTTGGATCCAAAATCCAAATCAAAATATTTAAAAACCATTGAGGGTTGGGAAAAAAAAGGACTTTGTAGAGTAGAGGATGGAGTATTCCAATGGAATCCATCGGCATTACTCTTGTTAGATGACCTAATCTTAGAAATTTCACTCTGA
- a CDS encoding CBS domain-containing protein, whose product MSVKDILKDKASSVLSIEEDRNVLEATQMMVGAKVGSLIVTFQGKLVGIFTERDLMRVVAKDHANLDKIKLKDVMTTQLTVAGPEEDVDDILNNMITKRFRHMPVLDGDKIIGLISIGDAVKTKLTRTQAEMSILREYMYGPH is encoded by the coding sequence ATGTCCGTAAAAGATATTCTAAAAGACAAAGCGTCCTCTGTTCTTTCCATCGAAGAAGATAGAAATGTATTGGAAGCCACCCAGATGATGGTGGGTGCAAAAGTAGGATCTCTCATTGTTACTTTCCAGGGAAAACTGGTGGGAATTTTTACGGAACGTGATCTCATGCGAGTGGTTGCCAAAGACCATGCCAACCTAGACAAAATCAAACTCAAAGATGTAATGACCACTCAACTCACTGTGGCAGGGCCCGAAGAAGACGTAGATGATATTTTAAACAATATGATCACAAAACGTTTTCGCCATATGCCAGTCCTTGACGGGGATAAAATCATTGGTCTTATCTCCATTGGAGATGCAGTCAAAACCAAACTGACTAGGACACAGGCAGAGATGAGTATACTCAGAGAGTATATGTACGGGCCACACTAA
- a CDS encoding response regulator, with product MQTGIGPTGRPYQILIAENSKFQSKQLQQILESEGFKIIGVAETGKELLQMYKDNRQQIDLVTIEIFLPEVDGYAAFWDMKEMGVLPRILFISEENTPSVIKALLENGAMDYIVKPIKREKILEKIKETLLKIPKV from the coding sequence ATGCAAACAGGCATCGGACCGACAGGCAGACCATACCAAATTCTCATTGCTGAGAATTCCAAATTCCAATCCAAACAACTCCAACAAATTTTGGAATCGGAAGGTTTCAAAATCATTGGAGTTGCTGAAACGGGAAAAGAACTTTTGCAAATGTACAAAGACAATCGCCAACAGATTGATCTTGTGACCATTGAAATTTTTCTTCCTGAGGTAGATGGTTACGCAGCATTCTGGGATATGAAAGAAATGGGTGTTCTTCCTAGGATTCTCTTTATTTCCGAAGAAAACACACCTTCGGTCATCAAGGCACTTCTCGAAAACGGGGCGATGGACTATATTGTCAAACCAATCAAACGAGAAAAAATTCTAGAGAAAATCAAAGAAACTCTTCTTAAGATTCCCAAAGTATAA
- a CDS encoding extracellular solute-binding protein: protein MFHNKVQILEYSSSLRKIVLIGLTGLLSMFFLQNCSEEDTKESMSKVNDLPWEGDQASIPNALRMKNPVADPKAKKGGKIRIYSHQFPKSLNYYLDQFTTTARIFTSLYEPLTGYHPLTLETIPHLARDWKISSDKKKFTFYLDPNARWSDGKPVTADDVIFTYDTIMNPKNGTAVFRVSLSRFLKPIKLDDLTVVFEAKEVHWNNFNDVASSIFILPKHHFEGKDFNKENMEFPIVSGPYKITEVKKNRYIKLERRGDWWQRAYPFNEGRNNFDQIVYKVYNEEAVALQAFKKGDIDIYPVYSAYVWVEEAKGDSFDKNWIAKQRIFNLKPIGFQGWAMNSRRPIFSDKRVREAMNLLVDRKLMIDKLAYGEYDPTNSYYPDFYLGGEKNPNQPSEFNIEKARKLLAEAGWKPNAEGILEKDGKPFQFSILDRDKKTEKYFTVFLEKAKEVGIRASIDTLDLAAWSERVDKYDFDMTWAAWGSGVFKDPESQWLSKYADEEGQPNLPGLKISEVDKLIEKQKTEFSVSKRNEILKQIDRIVYKEYPYVLLWHLPSTRLLYWQKYGVPNLPLGKYGDESFSSDYWWYDEEKDKKLSEAVSRKEKFTDYEAIVRWK, encoded by the coding sequence ATGTTTCATAATAAAGTTCAAATACTCGAGTATAGTTCCTCCTTACGCAAGATAGTTTTGATTGGTTTGACAGGACTTTTATCAATGTTCTTTCTTCAAAACTGTTCTGAAGAAGATACAAAAGAGTCAATGTCAAAGGTGAATGATCTTCCTTGGGAAGGGGATCAGGCTTCCATTCCCAATGCCCTTCGAATGAAAAACCCGGTGGCTGATCCGAAAGCCAAAAAAGGGGGAAAGATTCGGATTTACTCGCACCAATTCCCGAAATCATTAAATTATTATTTAGACCAGTTTACTACTACAGCGCGGATCTTTACCAGTCTATATGAACCTTTGACTGGCTACCATCCACTGACTTTGGAAACCATTCCTCATTTAGCACGGGATTGGAAAATTTCCTCTGACAAAAAGAAATTTACTTTCTACTTAGATCCAAATGCTCGTTGGTCTGATGGCAAACCAGTGACAGCAGACGATGTGATTTTTACCTATGACACAATCATGAATCCAAAAAATGGAACAGCAGTATTTCGTGTTTCCTTATCTAGATTTTTAAAACCGATTAAATTAGATGATCTGACAGTTGTTTTTGAAGCAAAGGAAGTTCATTGGAATAATTTTAATGATGTTGCCTCTTCTATTTTTATCTTACCGAAACATCATTTCGAAGGAAAAGATTTTAATAAAGAGAATATGGAGTTTCCAATTGTTTCTGGTCCATATAAAATAACCGAAGTAAAAAAGAATCGTTATATTAAACTAGAGAGAAGAGGGGACTGGTGGCAAAGAGCCTATCCTTTCAATGAAGGCCGCAATAATTTTGACCAAATAGTCTATAAGGTTTATAATGAAGAAGCCGTTGCCCTCCAAGCATTCAAAAAGGGTGATATTGATATTTACCCTGTTTACTCTGCTTACGTCTGGGTTGAGGAAGCGAAAGGGGACTCCTTTGATAAAAATTGGATCGCAAAACAAAGGATCTTTAATTTAAAACCAATCGGATTTCAAGGTTGGGCCATGAATTCGAGGCGACCCATTTTCTCAGATAAACGCGTGCGAGAAGCAATGAACCTACTTGTGGATCGCAAACTGATGATCGACAAACTTGCGTATGGTGAGTATGATCCAACAAACAGCTATTATCCCGATTTTTATTTAGGTGGTGAAAAAAATCCAAACCAACCGTCTGAATTTAATATAGAAAAAGCAAGAAAACTTCTGGCAGAAGCAGGTTGGAAACCTAATGCAGAGGGGATTTTGGAAAAGGATGGAAAACCATTCCAGTTTTCTATTTTGGATCGAGATAAAAAAACAGAAAAGTATTTCACCGTATTTTTAGAGAAAGCAAAGGAAGTTGGGATTCGAGCTTCTATTGACACTTTAGATTTAGCTGCTTGGAGCGAACGAGTTGATAAATACGACTTTGACATGACTTGGGCCGCTTGGGGATCGGGGGTGTTTAAAGATCCTGAGTCACAATGGCTTTCAAAATACGCTGATGAAGAGGGACAACCAAACTTACCTGGATTAAAAATTTCGGAAGTAGACAAACTCATCGAAAAACAAAAAACCGAATTTTCCGTTTCCAAACGAAATGAAATTCTGAAACAAATTGATAGGATTGTTTATAAAGAATATCCTTATGTTTTGTTATGGCATTTACCGAGTACCAGATTATTGTATTGGCAAAAGTATGGAGTTCCGAATTTGCCATTGGGTAAGTATGGCGATGAAAGTTTTTCTTCTGATTATTGGTGGTATGATGAAGAGAAAGATAAAAAATTATCGGAAGCAGTATCTCGTAAGGAAAAATTTACAGATTACGAAGCCATCGTAAGGTGGAAGTAG